TTACTTCAGTATAGCTGCTTctctcaggaatgtgaaaaatctaTACCACTaaaagggcaagtctacactacaactgGGATCAGTGCTCTCAGATCGATCCACCagcagttgatttagcaggtctaataaagacccaccaaatcgactgcagatccCTCTACagtcaactcctgtactctacgcctgatgagaagagtaaggtaaatcaatgggagattttctccagctacgttattcatgtagctggagctGCGTAGCAcaggtcgacttactgtggtagtgtagacatagccagagttGTAGCTATCCCAACCTAACTCCCAGGATAGACAGCACTGCCcttgaagaattcttccatcaacctagctatggCCTCTCAAGGAGGCGGATTATCTATATAAACAGCTGCACccctgtagcattttaagtgtagacataccccaagccTTTGTAGGTTTGAGCCTATGCACAGAAGATACATTCATAGGTTCCAACAATGTCCACCCAttactagaactggaaggaaagttatttttctctttaattgaTAATCCTTGTTGGCATTGAATAACCAAAATACCACTAAATTTATATACAAATTGTTGAGCAGTATTATTCAAAAATTCGGTATGAGCAGTCACTGAAGAATGCTTATGATTTAAATgcttagtttgttttttcttgtagacgtttttaatcaaactgaataAACATTGTAATTCTTTATCACTTGTGACATCTTTTAGACACTAGAACATAGCAAAAGGAACAACCCtttctttttcaataaataacaaaaagcaagtacaaagggaaaataaatgacACTACACAGCATgaacacattttaataaattcCAAGTTTCCTATCAGTGTGCCTCAGAAAGACAACCGTACAATCTACTCACGTTGTTCTTGAAATTCAACTAGTAAAAATAGAAAACTAGGGCTCTGAACCACTTAGGCAGATTTTTATGTGTTCAGGTGCACTCAAGTGCACCCACATGAATCTAGTTGTAAGACTGGGCCAAAATACTGAGATGTATGTGAGTATTATAAAAGATTTCTGAACCAGATAATTTGAAGACAAGTTACTGTGCCACTTTAACACATCATTTATTACTATACTTCTCAGCATAGTACACAGACCATCAGGTATTATGTCATATTTTATAACTCCAAGTGCTAAGAAACTTAAACCAAGACACGTGGATCACTTTGTGCACTACTGACGTGCAGCCAGTTCTGGGCCAGAACACTGCTGCTTGAGCCAGGAGGTGAAGAACACTGCAGCTATTGGAAGGTGTAAATTGGGAATTAGGGAGCTATGCCCTAGACACTCACGTGGGAATCCAGCTAGGGAATAGAGTCTGACAACCTGACTCTTTCAAAAAATGCCAAGGACTCTTCGGGACGTGTTGTCAGTTTCAGCGGCAGACTTCGAAATTAAGGGTGAAATTTTCAGCTACAGACTCTAATTTGCCCCCAAACTCTGTAGTGAGAAATTACCGACCGGGACTGCACAATTAGCCCTTAGCGACCAGCAGGGCTCTGCTTTAAATCTTCACCCATCCCAGCCTGTCGGACACGCTGGGGATCAGCCCCTCGCCCGGGAGAGACCCTGGGGCTAGGCTCCTGGACCTTTGGTCCCCCGGGGTTCAGAGCCCCTCTGGGCCCGTTAAGAGACACGCGGGTTCAGCCCCCCACCTAGGCAAAACCCTGGGACTGGGCTCCCTCGGCTCCCGCGGAGTTCAGCCCCGCCGGGGTGCAAGCTACCCCGCCTCCCACCCCACTGCACTCACCCGCGTCCCGTGCCCAGCCCGGCCGGCGGCGGAGCTGCAGGGACCTGCGACCTTGTTTGTCTGGCGGTTACCATGGGAACCGGCCCTGGAGACGCCCGCCGGCctgggccgggccaggccggggAGGCGGGGCCGCTTGCCGATCCCGGAAGGCCCCTGCTAGGCCAGGCTTTGCGTCGACAAGATGCCCGCGCAGGCTGAGCTCGATGTTTTGCTCCAAAAGGCCACTCGGCGGAGACTGGCGAAGTTTGACGAGCTGAGAGGTAGGGGCCGGCCGGGCTGCGCCGGGCCGGGGTCGCTGCTGGCCTCTGGGGCGGGGTGTTGGGGTGGAGCTGCAGCCCTGCAGGCTCCGACACAGGGCAGCGCCGCCCCCGCTTCCCTCCCCAGCTTCAGCAGCGGGGCCTCAAGCTCAGGGGAGTGACCCCGGAACCGCAGTGTCAAGCTCCCCTTCCTTAGACTAACTGTCCCAAGCATAGGCCCTGACGCTGCAAAGAGAGAGGTGGAGAGTTGTGTCCAATGAGCACCCCATAGGGTCACTCGGTAAGACCACAATCATGCAGACCCTGACGCATATGCTTAACTCTAAGGATGGGagtattcccactgacttcattgtaaCTGctcacatatttaaagttaaacacatgcatcAACGTTTTCAGGATCAAGGCCCAAGTCATTTGTAAAGatgggcatagaacccaggtctcctgattcctagtTCCATTTCTATATTCACTGTTTTACTCCCCAGTTCTTCAAAAGAATACGCTTGGTAGATTCTTACATCAATGTGACTCCGCCTATGTAGATCCTTTGGCTCGTTCACAACTTTATGAAGTGTGGTGTTAAAAGTAGGGGAGAAAAAAGGTTCAGATCTGGTTTGAAATAATGAGTTCTGAGGGGAAAACTTCTGCGGATTCTACAGAGTTTTAGGAGACAAGAGGAAGAGTAAGTAGGGAGGGttgcacattatttttaaatttttccattttattgtcAATTCTTTTAAAAAGCCACTTTTTTAGGGATTTCAAAAAGGGGCGATAGGAGAAATACAGTGTTTCCTACAACTGCTAGTTCTGCAGATCAACATAATGTTACAAGACTGAATCTGAGGAGGTTTACTGAGACTCAGATTACAGGAGAGATGCTGCATattgaatacacctctaccccaatataacactgtcctcgggagccaaaaaaaccttatcgtgttataggtgaaaccgtgtcaTATTGAActtgccagagtgcgcagcccgtcctcccccccggagcactgctttactgcgttatatccaaattcatgttatatctggTTGTGTTATAtgtggggtagaggtatatatgaACTGCCCTGTATGAATATATCAATGTTTTATAAAACAATAATTCCATTAAGAGTGGGATTTGAATTACAACAGGTTGATGAATAGCTCTGAGCTAAGAGCATCACTCATGTGTTAACTCTAAGGAACAAATATAGTATAGTATTGTCTTATTATTTAGGGTCTAGTTAAGAGTATGCTAATTCGTTGGTGCACCCATAAAGAGCGAGATCAACACTTTATGCCACAGAGTGTTTAAGTGGCTAGAATGGTTACATGAATAAGGCtataaggccatgtctagactaagggcttgtccatGCCAACAACACTTAGTTCGTAGCAGGCTGGGGGATAAATCTACTTGAGGCTAGTCTGCTGTGCACTAAGTgttcatgtggaccctgctgacacaCACTATCAGTTCCTTAAGCACACTAAGGTTTTTATAACAAGATACATATGTAAAATCCTaaaatgaaatcctggctccactgaactccatggtaaaactcccattgtcttcagtgaggcCCTTATTTCGCCCCAGTGTAAATAGGGCAAACTGTTGTTTTATCTTAATGTAGCCAGTCGAGGGAAATCGTAGTAGGAAGTTTAAGATTTCTGGATTTCCTAAGCATTGTTGGGAAAGTGTCATAATGAATATTCATGAGGCAACAAAATTAACGTATCTGGCCACTTTTATTTGGACGTTTAATAACTTTTGAGTGCCTGATTTTTACAAATGTAAGTTCCTTCAATGTAGTTTTTGTATGTCGTACTATGGAGAATGTCATTAATCTCTCACTGTTACACCCTGCTGATGGTCTCTCTTGTTAACTCACTTTTCACATAGGTAAAGTCACACAAACTGGAGAATTCTGGGATGTTGTTGTAATTACAGCAGCTGACAAAAAACAGGAATTGGCTTACCAGCAACAGCTGTCAGAAAAGTTGAAAAGAAAGGAACTCCCTCTTGGAGTTCATTACCATGTTTTTGTGGATCCTCCTGGACCAAAAATTGGTGGGTATTTTATTGCcaaattttctgttttctcttacaTGACATAGTAGTTGATACATACCTTTTTCTGACAATCAGTCAAAGAAATTAACTTTGCCAGTCTCTGACTACGTTCAGTATAAAGCCAGAAGGCACTATTGTCACCATCTGGTCTGTCCTGTATAATatagaccatagaacttccctcaattaatttatatttatactagtacatatcttttagaaaaatagaccatcttgattaaaaatttccagtgatggagaagccacccAAGCCATTGGTAAGGTTCATAGTTTAAGATTTCACTATAATTTGACTAATTTTCAGACAGACAAAAAGAGCTCATTGTAGTAAGTATTATGACAGTTGTGTCTCTTACAGCgaaagatttccagaaagctgTTAGAAGCAGCATTATATTCATTAAATCACAAAAAATGTTCTAATGGCATTAAGCAGTATATTTTGATTCAAATGTGTAATTAATAGCATTAATGAGTCTGGTGCTCCTTTGGACTTCATATCAGTTCAGCAGATATATTAAAATTTACCTAGTAAAATTTATATATTGCCCTTAAGGTGCATTCACAATATATATCATGCTGGTTTAGACTTTCATTGTATGTTAATAATATAAGTGCATAACACAAAACGTCACTGATTCATGTTGTTTCTTATATATTCATATTGTACATCATAACAGATCCATTATGGTCTATAGTGGAATATGTTTACACCTATTGGATTCATAACATTGAAAACCCAGCAAGAGTCTTAATGAAAAGTAGCCACTGAGCATGTACATGCACAGTGTCATCTTGTAAACTTCATTAGCTCAGCCATTTGTTTGTTTAGAAAGTAACAAATCTGATTAGAATATGGTATAGTCTCCAAAGattaattttcagaaatgaaattattttgttaTAGGAGAACAATAAATATCAGAATTCTGGtaaatgtctatttttttttccttttctgtacttttcacGTCAAAAAGGTCTTTTGAAAACTTGCTTAAAATCATTAGTGAGATTTTGTATGACAGGTTACATGTCAGAGCCACTTTTTATGGCCTCTGGAACTGATGACAGATCTTtaattatgtcactcagaggaTGAATTGGAGGGGGAGAaagtgcacccccccccccaagacctGCCCATTTGAGATGCTGTTTATAGTGGATTGTGCAGAGCATCATTAAGTTACTGATCAAACCTTGCAGGAAGCAGGTTGGGCAACAGTATTGACATGGAGATGAATAGTACCATCCTTTCAGAGTTGTTTTATGCAATCTCAGGTAGATATCATTGCATCAATAGACAgttcacaatttaaaaattacttttgcaGTCATGAGGACTAGAGACTTCATTTAAAAGTAATTGACAACTTAGGATCTGGAGAAAGAGGTCAGCATCTTAAAAAGCACTTACGTGACCACCTTCCCCAAGCCAGCCCAGTTCAACTCCTAGCACATGTTTAATACATTTGACATGTTTATGTAACTAATGTTGATGTTCTTAATTTATGTATTGAACATTTTCTAGGAAATGGTGGATCAACTCTTCATGTCCTTCAGTGCTTGGAAGAGATGTATGGTGATAAATGGACTTCTCTTATTATCATAATAATTCATTCTGGTAAAcccttttcctgttttaaattttCTGTGACACTATGctatttgtttcttttccccCGAATGAAAATTTTGGGGTGGTGTTGGGGAGAAGTTGTCAAATGTGATCTCTCTTAAGTGAGCTCAGATTTGGCTGGCTGATTTGGCAATCGAATGGGATCTGAATGCGGGTTTGCAGTTCATGTCCAACTATCTCAGCTAAAAGAATCTGGAAGTGCTGTGAAGCAGCAACCTCAGCTTTTTGAGAGAAAGAAGCCTTATGTCATCATACAGCAACATCCTCTGGGGAGATGGGTTGTTTGGCTCATTTATGGCTTGAAATTGCAAAAGGGACTGCTTACATGTAGAAAGAAGAGAGACTTGAATGCCAGTTGCTTGCTGACAGAGTTTGGCTCTATGCCAGATATTTGCTGATTTTAAGTGAGGTGGgagaagtaaatataaaaaatggtGACATGGGAGAAAAGGACAGGAGAGTGGGAGGGTTTATCTACCAAATCGAAGATGAAATGGAAGTAATTCAGTTTCGTGTTTCCATTGTATGCAAAAAGTCCTTTTCCTAGTTTACTTTGAGCACAAAtagtagagcagtgtttcccaaacttgggacgctgctttgtagggaaagcccctggcgggccgggccggttagTTTACCTGTCCCgtttgcaggttcagccaatcgtgtctcccagtggccatggttcgctgctccaggccaatgggagctgctggaaccgGCAAccagcacgtcccttggcccgtgccgcttccagcaggtcccattggcctggagcggcgaaccgtggccactgggagccgcgatggGCCGAACCTGCGAACGggacagataaacaaaccggcccggcccgccaggggctctaTCTACAAAGCaacgtcccaagtttgggaaacactgctgtagagGATGAAGTCAGTAAATTAGGAAATGCTCTCTTTAATGCATACTGTCTTTTGGACACTCCGAGGATCAAGATCAGGATCCATCATAAGTTCTGTCTGAAAGAGTTGGACTGACATTAAAAATGTCAGTTCTTTAAATCttcgtttttctttttaaaggcatGCTTAAAATACAGCCATGTGCATATGTAAAATAGCCAGTTTGATATTGTAACTCATAACTAGTTCTTGATAATTGTATATACCAATAAGATCTTTtaagaggaatgtgtgtgtgtgaaagttgTATATAATAAAACTATCATTTTTTTAAGGTGGTTATAGTCAACGTTTACCACATGCAAGTGCACTGGGAAAAATTTTCACAGCTTTGCCTTTTGGTGACCCTATTTACCAGATGTTGGAGCTGAAgttggcaatgtacattgattTTCCTACCCATATGAATCCAGGAGTTCTCATTACTTGTGCAGATGATATTGAACTTTATAGTACTGGAGCAACAGAAGTCATCAAGTTTGATAAACCTGGGTTCACTGCATTAGCTCACCCTTCAGATTTGACTATTGGTACCACTCATGGAGTATTTGTGTTAGATTCATCTGCTTTATCAGAAAAAGAGCTTGAATACAGATCTTGTCATCGTTTCCTACATAAACCTAATATTGAAAAGATGCATCAGTCTGGTGCAGTATGCATAAGGAGGAATTGCTCTCAACCAGACTCCTCTGGAGAACACAATGACTTAAAAATGGACTACAAGTATGTGTATACAGACAGTTTATTTTACATTGATCATAGCATTGCAAAACAATTACTAACATTTTTTAAGCAGCTGGATTCTCTTTGCTGTGAAATAGATGCATATGGTGATTTtctccaagctctgggacctggAGCAACTCATGATTACACAAAAATCACAGATAATATCACAAAAGAAGGATCACAGTTAGGAGAAATAAGACAGAAGCTATTTTCTCTTCTTAAAGGAACATCACTTAATGTTATAGTCTTAAATAACTCCAGGTTCTATCATATTGGGACTACACAAGagtatttgtttcattttacttCTGATAGTAAATTGAAATTGGAGCTTGGCTTTCTATCTAAAGCTTTTAGCATCTTTCCAGATAAAGCAGAAAACTCAGATATATCAGCATGTATCATTCAAAGCATACTGGATTCAAGATGTGTTGTAGCACCTGCCTCTGTTATTGAATACTCTAGGCTGGGACCTGAGGTTTCAGTAGGGGCAAACAGCATTATCAGTGGTTGTTGCATAAGTGCTAATGCAGATGTACCACCAAACTCTTTTGTGAGTTCATTGAGCATCAGGTTTAACGGAAAAGTAATGTATGTGAGTGTGGTGCTTGGTGTAGAAGACAACTTGAAAAAGAATGTGAAATTGTTGTCAGACATACATTCTCTTCAGTTTTTTGGAATCAGTTTACTGCAGTGCTTGGACCTCTGGGACCTGAGAGTTTCAGACCAACTCTTCTCTGGTGATAAGACAAGTTTGGGTTTGTGGACTGCTCGGATTTTCCCTGTTTGTTCTACTTTAAGTGATTCAGTTAGAGTGTCATTAAAGATGTTAAATGCTGTGCAAAACAAGTCAGCTTTTAAACTGAATGGTTGGAAGCTCCTGTCTATTGAAGAAATGCTCTTCCACAAAGATGTAGAAGACATGTTGAAGTTCAGGCAGCAAATTTACGAAGAAATCACTCTACAAAGACACAAAGAGAAATCTGATTTGTAAATGTACAGTATTTTTACCCTTTGTCTTTCTTTAATATGAAGATGATTGATTGTTTTCAAGCTTGTAAAACCCAGAAGCAAAAAGTATAcatctttttttctgatttcattGAAGTAGAAATAATGAAATTGCATTAGCAGTGTTATTGTAGCATAACATTAATAATGCAAAAACACAATTAAACTATTCTTTTGATGAAAGAattaatgaaatagttttttcatAGATTTGAAATAAGAGGTGAATTTTCTTGGGGTATCCGTTATGtaggttttttttagtttttgttaatAAGAAAATGGAATGAATGTTAAGTAGTTTTCAAACTAATTAAAACTTCTTCAAAGTACAATGTTGGCTCTTGCAACATAGTGTGGTATAGCAATGAGTTACATTTCCCTCTTTTCACGATGTCCTTTTAATATGGGTATTTTAAGAGGCTAAGGTAATTTTTCATTATCTTAAGCAaaacaaaagatatttttatatgTGTGTTTAAACTTTAGCTCGTCATCACTCTCACAAGCAATGGGaaattttgtgtatgtgtgctgAATATGTCTTCTTGCAGAATACCGAATAATTTGTggaaagaatttatttaaaaagctgtGATCTGAAATATTGTATCATAAGTAAATTGAAGTAAATACACTTTCCATAATTCTGCATCATGGTTCCTTCTGAATCAAAGATTTCCAGAATCTAATAGCTCATTCACTTATGGTTCCAATTCTTTGAATCCCCTTATGGTGCACAAGTATCTCTCAAGTCTCTTACATCTTGTGGTCATTTCATAATTTCAGTTCTCAAAGGAGACCAGGCCAATAGAATGTTCTGGTTCACTATCAACATTGAGTATCAAGCTGTGGTAATGCCTCCTTCATTGTACCATGTTCATCTGTGTCCACTTGCTACTTGCAGTCTCTCCTTCAAAATAATGTCCCTTTTCATTCTATAATACTGAGGCTAGATCtacactgggaggtgggggggggagattgacctaagatatgcaaatAGCATAATtgaagtcagcgtatcttaggtcgatttacctggccatgaggacagtGGCGAGTCGACcactgccactcccctgtcgactctgcttctgcctcttgctgtggtggagttccggagtcgaccgCAGAGCGACCAGTGATCGATAAATCGATCCCTAATAGATCAATCACTACTTGCCGATCTAGCGGGTAGTGTAGAGGTACCCTGACATTCACAATATTCAGTGGCACT
This sequence is a window from Chelonoidis abingdonii isolate Lonesome George chromosome 7, CheloAbing_2.0, whole genome shotgun sequence. Protein-coding genes within it:
- the FPGT gene encoding fucose-1-phosphate guanylyltransferase produces the protein MPAQAELDVLLQKATRRRLAKFDELRGKVTQTGEFWDVVVITAADKKQELAYQQQLSEKLKRKELPLGVHYHVFVDPPGPKIGNGGSTLHVLQCLEEMYGDKWTSLIIIIIHSGGYSQRLPHASALGKIFTALPFGDPIYQMLELKLAMYIDFPTHMNPGVLITCADDIELYSTGATEVIKFDKPGFTALAHPSDLTIGTTHGVFVLDSSALSEKELEYRSCHRFLHKPNIEKMHQSGAVCIRRNCSQPDSSGEHNDLKMDYKYVYTDSLFYIDHSIAKQLLTFFKQLDSLCCEIDAYGDFLQALGPGATHDYTKITDNITKEGSQLGEIRQKLFSLLKGTSLNVIVLNNSRFYHIGTTQEYLFHFTSDSKLKLELGFLSKAFSIFPDKAENSDISACIIQSILDSRCVVAPASVIEYSRLGPEVSVGANSIISGCCISANADVPPNSFVSSLSIRFNGKVMYVSVVLGVEDNLKKNVKLLSDIHSLQFFGISLLQCLDLWDLRVSDQLFSGDKTSLGLWTARIFPVCSTLSDSVRVSLKMLNAVQNKSAFKLNGWKLLSIEEMLFHKDVEDMLKFRQQIYEEITLQRHKEKSDL